One part of the Ursus arctos isolate Adak ecotype North America unplaced genomic scaffold, UrsArc2.0 scaffold_14, whole genome shotgun sequence genome encodes these proteins:
- the BEST2 gene encoding bestrophin-2 — translation MTVTYTARVANARFGGFSQLLLLWRGSIYKLLWRELLCFLALYMALSAAYRFVLTEGQKRYFEKLVIYCDQYASLIPVSFVLGFYVTLVVHRWWNQYLCMPLPDALMCVVAGTVHGRDERGRLYRRTLMRYAGLSAVLILRSVSTAVFKRFPTIDHVVEAGFMTREERKKFENLNSSYNKYWVPCVWFSNLAAQARREGRIRDNSALKLLLEELTVFRSKCGMLFHYDWISVPLVYTQVVTIAVYSYFLACLIGRQFLDPAQGYQGHNLDLCVPIFTLLQFFFYAGWLKVAEQLINPFGEDDDDFETNFLIDRNFQVSMLAVDEMYDDLAMLEKDLYWDATEARAPYTAATAFLLQQPSFQGSTFDITLPKEDMQFQRLDGVDGPLGEAHGDFLQRLLPVGAGMAAGGLLGRRLSLMRRKNSCVSETSTAASCACAGALDGAAPECGCGDQLLESGLREPEPELPAGSELPVPGPAVEPFTTVPMPAPRGPAPPWLPSPIGEEEESLA, via the exons ATGACCGTCACGTACACAGCCCGCGTGGCCAATGCGCGCTTCGGCGGCTTCtcacagctgctgctgctgtggcGCGGGAGCATCTACAAACTTCTGTGGCGCGAGCTGCTGTGCTTCCTCGCGCTCTACATGGCGCTGAGCGCCGCCTACCG cttCGTGCTGACCGAAGGGCAGAAGCGCTACTTCGAGAAGCTCGTCATTTACTGTGACCAGTACGCCAGTCTCATCCCGGTCTCTTTCGTGCTGG GTTTCTATGTGACGCTGGTGGTGCATCGCTGGTGGAACCAGTACCTGTGCATGCCGCTGCCCGACGCGCTCATGTGCGTGGTGGCGGGCACGGTGCACGGACGCGACGAGCGGGGCCGCCTCTACCGGCGCACGCTCATGCGCTACGCGGGGCTCTCAGCTGTGCTTATCCTGCGCTCGGTCAGCACCGCGGTCTTCAAGCGCTTCCCCACTATAGACCACGTAGTGGAGGCGG GATTTATGACCCGCGAGGAGCGTAAGAAGTTCGAGAACCTGAACTCGTCCTACAACAAGTATTGGGTACCCTGCGTCTGGTTCTCCAACCTGGCTGCGCAGGCCCGGCGCGAGGGCCGCATCCGCGACAACAGCGCCCTTAAACTGCTGCTTGAG GAGCTGACTGTGTTTCGGAGCAAGTGTGGAATGCTCTTTCACTACGACTGGATCAGCGTACCGCTTGTCTATACGCAG GTGGTGACCATCGCTGTGTACAGCTACTTCCTGGCCTGCCTCATCGGTCGCCAGTTCCTGGACCCAGCTCAGGGCTACCAAGGCCACAACCTGGACCTGTGCGTGCCCATCTTCACCCTGCTGCAGTTCTTCTTCTATGCGGGCTGGCTCAAG GTAGCCGAGCAGCTCATCAATCCCTTCGGAGAGGACGACGATGACTTTGAGACCAACTTTCTGATCGACCGCAACTTCCAA GTGTCAATGCTGGCCGTGGACGAGATGTATGACGACCTGGCCATGCTGGAGAAGGATTTGTACTGGGACGCAACCGAGGCTCGCGCCCCCTACACCGCAGCCACCGCGTTTCTGCTGCAGCAGCCCTCGTTCCAGGGCTCCACCTTCGATATCAC GCTGCCCAAAGAGGACATGCAGTTCCAGCGGCTGGACGGCGTGGACGGGCCTCTGGGCGAGGCGCACGGCGACTTCTTGCAGCGCCTCCTGCCGGTAGGCGCAGGCATGGCCGCGGGAGGCCTGCTGGGCCGGCGCCTGTCCTTAATGCGCCGCAAGAACAGCTGCGTGTCTGAGACGTCCACAGCTGCCAGCTGCGCGTGCGCAGGCGCCCTCGACGGCGCGGCCCCGGAGTGCGGTTGCGGGGACCAGCTGCTCGAATCCGGCCTGCGGGAGCCAGAGCCGGAGCTCCCCGCCGGCTCCGAGCTGCCCGTCCCGGGGCCCGCCGTCGAGCCCTTCACCACTGTGCCTATGCCCGCGCCCCGGGGACCGGCTCCACCCTggctgcccagccccattggcGAGGAGGAGGAGAGTCTTGCCTGA